Proteins found in one Terriglobia bacterium genomic segment:
- the tuf gene encoding elongation factor Tu (EF-Tu; promotes GTP-dependent binding of aminoacyl-tRNA to the A-site of ribosomes during protein biosynthesis; when the tRNA anticodon matches the mRNA codon, GTP hydrolysis results; the inactive EF-Tu-GDP leaves the ribosome and release of GDP is promoted by elongation factor Ts; many prokaryotes have two copies of the gene encoding EF-Tu), with protein sequence MAKEKFDRSKPHVNIGTIGHIDHGKTTLTSAITQVLHKLDPKVAIR encoded by the coding sequence ATGGCGAAGGAGAAATTCGATCGCAGCAAGCCGCACGTCAACATCGGGACGATCGGGCACATTGACCACGGCAAGACGACGTTGACGTCGGCGATCACGCAGGTATTGCACAAGCTGGATCCGAAGGTGGCGATTCGGA
- the larC gene encoding nickel pincer cofactor biosynthesis protein LarC: MTSDEGKRSGRILFIEPFSGISGDMLLGALLDLGMDLVRLEQKLQLLTLGGYSLSATSCSRAGIQATKFDVQRHEQGAHGQAHRSFRDIRAMIESSGLSDWARQKSMEAFHKLAEAEGRIHNQQPDDVHFHEVGAVDSIVDMVGTVVAIEELMPVRVISGDVNVGQGTLECRHGVYPAPGPATVELLKGVPIYAAVKAGELTTPTGAALLVTMAESFGPRPPMRVSRIGYGAGSRDIPGVANVLRVTLGEEAAMDSGHAHGDEVAIIEATVDDMSPQVYGYFQEKALEAGALDVFAVPAQMKKNRPGMLLSVVCNPDQVDAMAALIFAETTTIGIRCLLARRKTLDREFVEVNTVYGAVTIKVSFRDGRRVNYAPEYECCRRLALETGAALKDVMAAASRAFLDLDQSS; the protein is encoded by the coding sequence ATGACATCCGACGAGGGAAAACGATCCGGGAGGATCCTCTTCATCGAACCGTTTTCAGGCATAAGCGGCGACATGCTGCTGGGTGCTTTGCTCGACCTCGGCATGGATCTCGTGCGGCTGGAGCAGAAGCTGCAGCTGCTGACTTTGGGAGGCTACAGTCTCTCGGCCACTAGCTGCTCACGCGCCGGCATCCAGGCCACAAAGTTCGACGTTCAACGCCATGAGCAGGGGGCGCATGGCCAGGCTCACCGCAGCTTCCGCGATATCCGCGCCATGATCGAATCCAGCGGGCTGTCCGACTGGGCCAGGCAAAAATCAATGGAAGCATTTCACAAGCTGGCGGAAGCCGAAGGCAGGATTCACAACCAGCAGCCGGACGATGTGCACTTCCATGAAGTCGGCGCCGTCGATTCCATCGTCGACATGGTCGGAACCGTGGTGGCCATCGAAGAACTGATGCCGGTGCGTGTGATTTCTGGGGATGTCAATGTCGGACAGGGCACGCTCGAATGCAGGCACGGCGTTTATCCCGCGCCGGGGCCAGCGACAGTGGAACTGCTCAAGGGCGTCCCCATCTACGCGGCTGTGAAAGCGGGCGAATTGACCACGCCGACGGGCGCGGCTCTCCTGGTAACCATGGCGGAGAGCTTTGGACCACGGCCGCCGATGAGGGTCAGCCGCATCGGTTACGGCGCGGGGAGCAGGGATATCCCAGGTGTCGCAAATGTCCTGAGAGTGACCCTGGGTGAAGAGGCGGCAATGGACTCTGGCCATGCGCACGGTGATGAAGTCGCGATTATCGAGGCAACGGTGGATGACATGAGCCCCCAGGTGTACGGCTACTTTCAGGAGAAGGCCCTGGAAGCCGGTGCGCTTGACGTTTTTGCCGTCCCGGCGCAGATGAAGAAAAATCGGCCCGGCATGCTGCTCTCGGTAGTGTGCAATCCCGATCAGGTCGACGCCATGGCCGCGCTTATTTTTGCGGAAACGACGACCATCGGTATCCGATGCCTGCTCGCCCGGCGTAAAACGCTCGACCGTGAATTTGTGGAGGTGAACACTGTATACGGCGCGGTTACGATCAAGGTGTCTTTCCGGGACGGGCGGCGGGTGAACTACGCACCGGAGTATGAATGCTGCCGCCGTCTGGCGCTGGAAACGGGTGCAGCCCTGAAGGATGTTATGGCCGCCGCTTCGCGGGCCTTCCTCGATCTGGATCAAAGTTCGTAA
- the rpsG gene encoding 30S ribosomal protein S7: protein MPRRREVPKRETLPDPIYSSTLITKFISCMMIAGKKSVAESNFYGALDTIKERAKDDPVKVFKKAMDAVRPVLEVKSRRVGGATYQVPVEVAQDRRTSLAIRWIISNARARSEKTMKEKLAAEIMDASNNRGGAIKKKEDTHRMAEANKAFAHYRW, encoded by the coding sequence ATGCCGAGGCGGAGAGAAGTACCAAAGCGGGAAACCCTGCCGGATCCCATTTACAGCAGCACGCTCATCACCAAATTCATCAGCTGCATGATGATCGCGGGGAAGAAGAGCGTTGCTGAAAGCAATTTTTACGGTGCCTTGGATACAATCAAGGAACGGGCCAAAGATGATCCGGTCAAGGTGTTCAAGAAGGCAATGGACGCCGTCAGGCCCGTTCTGGAAGTGAAGTCCCGGCGCGTGGGTGGCGCTACCTACCAGGTGCCTGTCGAAGTGGCGCAGGACCGGCGCACTTCCCTGGCAATCCGCTGGATCATCTCCAACGCCCGCGCCCGCAGCGAGAAGACCATGAAGGAGAAGCTTGCTGCGGAAATCATGGACGCTTCCAACAATCGCGGTGGGGCGATCAAGAAGAAGGAAGACACCCATCGGATGGCCGAAGCCAACAAGGCTTTTGCTCATTATCGGTGGTAA
- the argS gene encoding arginine--tRNA ligase, which translates to MISALTRNIAGRLRSIILEKYRVAYESLPFAAPPRIEMGELALPIAFDLARKVRRAPREIAQELALEARAIPGVWKVTVAGGGYLNFYLDRAGLALRLLQSIEAKLYGREPEPDTIGKIIVEHTNINPNKAAHIGHLRNAALGDAFVRCLRFLGHTVEVQNYLDNTGVQVADVVVGLERMLGKTLEDINALEGRFDYYCWDVYARVAQFYGKSEENLKWRSLTLQAIEAGNNPTAELAQHVAMRIVRAHLATMARINVYYDLLPRESEILHLHFWQRAFQLLRERDAVYFVKEGKNRNCWVMMTGAGGEASASRKDLEDDEKIIVRSDGTVTYVGKDIAYQLWKFGLLGLDFKYRPFQAAGDRAIWMTAIDALPGVSAPAFGRGRRVFNVIDSRQAYLQNIVLQGLEALGYEEQAANSVHFSYEMVALSPACCNELGYELSEEEKNRPYVEVSGRKGLGVKADDLLDALVAKALAEVRARHALTDEEAGQIARVISVGALRYFLLRFARNTVIAFDFKEALSFDGETGPYVQYAVVRANNIFRKLEDADGKGHLARIDPAKLGDFLAGNDDIWEITYQAARLPEIVRQVAQSLELSQLSKYAFHLAQKFNIFYHKYHILSEADPDRKVHLLLVVELVRSQLTKALDLLGCEVPPMM; encoded by the coding sequence ATGATATCCGCCCTTACAAGAAATATTGCAGGCAGGTTGAGGAGCATCATCCTCGAGAAGTATCGGGTTGCGTACGAATCGTTGCCTTTTGCGGCCCCGCCCCGCATCGAGATGGGAGAGCTGGCGCTCCCGATCGCCTTCGATCTTGCCCGCAAAGTCCGGCGCGCCCCCAGGGAGATCGCACAGGAGCTGGCACTGGAAGCGCGGGCAATCCCGGGAGTGTGGAAAGTGACCGTGGCCGGCGGCGGGTATCTCAACTTTTATCTGGATCGCGCCGGCCTGGCGCTCCGCCTCTTGCAGAGCATCGAAGCGAAGCTCTACGGTCGGGAACCGGAACCGGATACAATCGGCAAGATCATCGTCGAGCACACGAACATCAACCCGAACAAGGCTGCGCACATCGGTCACCTGCGCAACGCCGCGCTCGGCGACGCCTTCGTTCGCTGCCTGCGGTTTCTGGGACACACCGTCGAGGTTCAAAACTACCTCGACAATACTGGTGTCCAGGTTGCGGATGTGGTCGTGGGGCTGGAGCGGATGCTCGGCAAAACCCTTGAAGACATTAACGCGCTCGAAGGCAGGTTCGACTATTACTGTTGGGATGTCTATGCACGTGTCGCCCAATTTTACGGGAAGTCCGAAGAAAATCTGAAGTGGCGCAGTCTGACGCTGCAGGCAATCGAAGCCGGGAATAATCCCACTGCCGAACTTGCACAGCATGTCGCGATGCGGATTGTGCGCGCTCACCTGGCAACCATGGCGCGCATCAACGTCTACTATGACCTCCTCCCGCGGGAGAGCGAGATCCTTCATCTGCATTTCTGGCAGAGAGCCTTCCAGCTGCTGCGCGAGCGCGATGCTGTCTATTTTGTCAAGGAAGGCAAGAACCGCAATTGCTGGGTGATGATGACGGGCGCAGGGGGGGAGGCATCTGCTTCCCGGAAAGACCTGGAGGACGACGAGAAGATCATCGTCCGCTCCGACGGCACGGTGACCTATGTCGGCAAGGATATCGCCTACCAACTGTGGAAATTCGGATTGCTGGGGCTCGATTTCAAATATCGCCCCTTTCAAGCCGCCGGGGACCGTGCCATATGGATGACGGCCATCGACGCACTGCCCGGAGTGAGCGCCCCCGCGTTCGGTCGCGGCCGGCGCGTATTCAACGTCATCGACAGCCGCCAGGCCTACCTCCAGAATATCGTATTGCAGGGTTTAGAAGCTTTGGGGTATGAGGAGCAGGCTGCAAATTCGGTCCACTTTTCGTACGAAATGGTGGCCCTAAGCCCCGCGTGCTGCAACGAGCTTGGCTACGAACTCTCCGAAGAGGAGAAAAACCGTCCCTATGTTGAAGTCTCCGGCCGCAAGGGTCTGGGCGTCAAGGCCGACGATCTGCTCGACGCACTCGTGGCCAAGGCGCTGGCAGAGGTCAGGGCACGACATGCACTGACCGACGAAGAGGCGGGGCAGATTGCCCGAGTCATCTCCGTGGGCGCACTCCGCTATTTCCTGCTGCGATTTGCGCGCAACACCGTCATAGCTTTCGATTTCAAGGAAGCACTGAGCTTCGACGGGGAAACGGGTCCCTACGTCCAATATGCAGTCGTGCGGGCGAACAACATCTTCCGCAAGCTCGAAGATGCCGATGGCAAGGGACATCTCGCGAGGATTGACCCGGCAAAGCTCGGCGACTTTCTGGCGGGCAACGACGACATTTGGGAGATCACCTACCAGGCAGCACGCCTGCCTGAGATCGTGCGCCAAGTGGCGCAATCACTCGAACTGTCGCAGTTGTCCAAATACGCATTTCACCTCGCGCAAAAATTCAATATCTTCTATCATAAATACCACATCCTGTCCGAAGCCGATCCGGATAGGAAGGTGCATCTGCTGTTGGTGGTAGAACTGGTACGAAGCCAATTGACCAAAGCGCTGGACCTCCTGGGATGTGAGGTTCCGCCGATGATGTAA
- the rpsL gene encoding 30S ribosomal protein S12: MPTFNQLVRSGRKKIRYKTKSPALQGSPQRRGVCTRVYTSTPKKPNSALRKVARVRLTNGIEVTTYIPGVGHNLQEHSIVLIRGGRVKDLPGVRYHVVRGTLDSVGVQERKQSRSKYGAKRPKS, from the coding sequence TTGCCAACCTTCAATCAGCTGGTTCGATCTGGCCGAAAGAAGATTCGTTATAAGACGAAGAGTCCGGCTTTACAGGGGAGTCCGCAACGGCGAGGAGTCTGCACTCGGGTGTACACATCCACACCCAAGAAACCGAACTCAGCTCTTCGCAAAGTTGCCCGTGTCCGGCTCACCAACGGGATTGAGGTGACTACCTACATTCCGGGGGTCGGGCACAACCTGCAGGAACACTCCATCGTTTTGATCCGCGGTGGACGTGTCAAGGACCTTCCTGGGGTGCGCTACCATGTGGTGCGGGGAACTCTGGATTCCGTCGGAGTCCAGGAGCGCAAGCAATCCCGCTCCAAGTATGGTGCCAAGCGGCCCAAAAGCTAA
- the metG gene encoding methionine--tRNA ligase subunit beta: protein MPEDKHDPPTQEPVAPPPQPPAASKIGIEDFARVEMRVGQILEAERVEGSRKLIKMRVDIGSEMRQVVAGIAGAYEPADLLNRKIILVANLKPAKLMGIVSDGMVLAATAGERPILATFAEDVPNGALLK, encoded by the coding sequence ATGCCTGAAGACAAACACGACCCACCGACACAGGAACCTGTCGCCCCTCCGCCCCAGCCGCCTGCAGCGTCAAAAATCGGCATTGAAGATTTTGCCAGAGTCGAGATGAGGGTGGGCCAGATCCTGGAAGCCGAGAGGGTGGAAGGTTCGCGCAAGCTCATAAAAATGCGGGTGGACATCGGTTCCGAAATGCGCCAGGTGGTGGCGGGGATTGCCGGGGCTTATGAGCCGGCGGATCTGCTCAACCGGAAGATCATCCTTGTGGCCAATCTGAAGCCCGCCAAACTCATGGGCATCGTATCCGATGGCATGGTCCTCGCGGCGACCGCAGGTGAACGCCCGATCCTGGCCACCTTTGCCGAAGATGTTCCCAACGGCGCCCTGCTCAAGTGA
- the fusA gene encoding elongation factor G: MARLVPLERTRNIGIMAHIDAGKTTATERILYYTGITHKLGEVHEGTATMDWMEQEQERGITITSAATTCFWGDCRVNIIDTPGHVDFTAEVERSLRVLDGAVALFGAVEGVEPQSETVWRQADKYHVPRIGFVNKMDRPGADFPRVLSMIRSRLRAIPVAVQIPYGIEDQFRGVIDLISQKAIVFREETLGSDFVVEEVPEEYRKEVAHYREQMLEVISDVDDHLMEKYVAGAEVSEQEIKAALRKGTIGLKFVPVLCGAAFKNKGIQQLLDAIVNFLPSPLDVPAVRGVVSVSKEAPVRHAADDEPFAALVFKIMTDPFVGQLAFFRVYSGQAQTGATIYNSTRDSSERVGRLLKMHANKREEIKEVYAGDIAAAVGLKNVSTGDTICDKRHAIVLEAIEFPAPVIAVAIEPKTKADQEKLSMALGKLIREDPTFKVHTDPDTGQTIIEGMGELHIEILVDRMVREFGVAANVGKPQVAYRETIRQRAESEGKFIRQTGGHGQYGHVKIAIEPNAPGAGFVFENEIVGGAIPREYIGPTEQGIREALETGILAGYEMVDVKATLLDGSYHEVDSSEMAFKIAGSMALKEAARHAKPVLLEPMMDVEVVVPEDFMGAVTGDLHARRGRVESTESRMSSTIIKCKVPLSEMFGYSTDLRSMTQGRATYSMHFSHYEEAPKAVSEEIMSRVRGRVVTK; the protein is encoded by the coding sequence GTGGCACGCTTAGTACCTTTAGAACGGACCCGGAACATCGGTATCATGGCGCACATTGATGCGGGCAAGACCACTGCGACCGAACGGATCCTCTATTACACTGGCATCACCCATAAGCTGGGGGAGGTGCATGAAGGTACGGCCACGATGGACTGGATGGAGCAGGAGCAGGAGCGCGGCATTACCATCACATCGGCCGCCACCACCTGTTTCTGGGGCGACTGCCGCGTCAATATAATCGACACGCCGGGGCATGTGGATTTCACCGCCGAGGTGGAACGCAGCCTGCGTGTGCTCGACGGTGCCGTGGCGTTGTTCGGGGCGGTGGAGGGAGTCGAGCCGCAATCGGAAACCGTGTGGCGCCAGGCCGACAAGTATCACGTCCCGCGCATCGGCTTCGTGAACAAGATGGACCGTCCGGGTGCGGACTTTCCGCGCGTGCTGAGCATGATCAGGAGCCGGCTTCGGGCTATTCCCGTGGCGGTCCAGATCCCCTACGGCATCGAAGATCAGTTCCGCGGCGTCATCGATCTCATCTCGCAAAAAGCAATCGTCTTCAGAGAAGAAACGCTGGGTTCGGATTTCGTGGTGGAAGAGGTCCCGGAGGAGTATCGCAAGGAAGTCGCCCATTATCGTGAACAGATGCTCGAAGTGATCTCTGACGTCGACGATCACCTCATGGAGAAGTACGTAGCAGGCGCCGAGGTTTCGGAACAGGAAATCAAGGCGGCCCTGCGCAAGGGGACCATCGGTCTGAAGTTCGTGCCTGTTCTCTGCGGGGCGGCCTTCAAAAACAAGGGCATACAGCAGCTGCTCGACGCGATCGTCAATTTTCTTCCTTCACCGCTTGATGTGCCGGCCGTGCGCGGCGTCGTCAGTGTGAGCAAAGAGGCCCCAGTTCGTCATGCAGCGGACGACGAGCCTTTCGCCGCGCTGGTTTTCAAGATCATGACCGACCCCTTCGTCGGCCAGCTTGCATTCTTCCGTGTCTATTCCGGGCAGGCGCAAACGGGGGCGACGATCTACAACTCCACCAGAGACTCCTCCGAGCGCGTGGGCCGGCTTTTGAAGATGCACGCCAACAAACGCGAAGAGATAAAGGAAGTCTACGCCGGTGACATTGCAGCCGCCGTCGGCCTCAAGAATGTGAGCACTGGGGACACAATCTGTGACAAACGACACGCGATCGTGCTGGAAGCAATTGAGTTTCCGGCTCCGGTCATTGCCGTTGCCATTGAGCCCAAGACCAAGGCAGACCAGGAAAAGCTCTCCATGGCTCTGGGCAAACTGATCCGTGAGGACCCGACTTTCAAGGTTCACACGGATCCGGACACCGGGCAGACGATCATCGAGGGCATGGGAGAACTCCACATCGAAATTCTCGTCGATCGCATGGTGCGGGAGTTCGGAGTGGCTGCAAATGTGGGCAAACCCCAAGTTGCCTATCGCGAGACGATCCGCCAGCGCGCCGAGTCGGAAGGCAAGTTCATCCGCCAGACGGGCGGGCATGGGCAGTACGGCCACGTCAAGATTGCGATCGAGCCGAATGCGCCAGGAGCAGGTTTCGTGTTCGAGAATGAAATCGTCGGCGGTGCCATCCCTCGAGAGTACATCGGTCCAACGGAGCAGGGCATCCGGGAAGCCCTGGAAACCGGAATATTGGCCGGATACGAAATGGTGGATGTCAAGGCTACACTCCTCGACGGTTCCTATCACGAGGTGGATTCCTCGGAAATGGCGTTCAAGATCGCCGGCTCGATGGCCTTGAAGGAAGCGGCCAGGCACGCCAAGCCGGTCCTGCTGGAGCCGATGATGGACGTCGAAGTGGTGGTGCCCGAGGATTTCATGGGTGCCGTTACGGGCGACTTGCATGCACGCCGGGGCCGCGTCGAATCGACCGAATCGCGCATGAGCTCCACGATCATCAAGTGCAAAGTCCCACTTTCAGAGATGTTCGGCTACTCGACCGACCTGCGCTCAATGACGCAGGGGCGGGCTACCTATTCCATGCATTTCTCGCACTACGAGGAGGCACCCAAAGCCGTGAGCGAAGAGATCATGTCGCGGGTCCGCGGGAGAGTAGTCACTAAATAG
- a CDS encoding PBP1A family penicillin-binding protein: MFFALAGIAFGVLLGYEYNLPKIQSLEDFRPDVITDLYSDDNKVIGEFAIERRIVVTYEEIPAYLQLAILAAEDERFFSHSGIDYLATLRAVYKDIISMERAEGASTITQQLSRLLMGNTEKTFDRKVKELLIAWKIEKRYSKRQIFTLYCNQHYFGHGAFGVAAAADTYFGKQLKDVTLDECAMIAGLPRNVSIYSPLMHPNAALARRNYILDRMVAEKMISAGTAKEAKAKPLMLKPRTRNTDLAPYFVEWVRQSLADRYTTDAIWRKGLRVYTTLNIDMQTAANKALREGLRSLDKKRGWRGPITNVLKDPSVRLETYAHPDWRSLLRPGDQATGLVESVDDPQMTVRIGKYRATLGPKEIAWTKAKVPSQILKGGDLATFQVTALDDVHKTATVVLDQIPEAQGALITLDNATGEIKAMVGGYDFETSEFNRATQAWRQVGSTFKPFVYSTALEIGMDPESTIMDEPVSFTDALGRVWNPVNYDGKYKGQITLHEALIESRNVPTIKLASEIGIKTVLVMARRFGLTGQLEPYLPLAIGACQATPLEMATAFTVFPNLGIQPKPYFIRKIEDYDHVKKEQAEPRTHKVLEPDIAEQMLSLLQDVVQNGTAKAAKSMSRPLGGKTGTTNDFADAWFVGFSPSITTAVWVGFDSKRTLGDKEAGAVVALPIWMQFMQEILKGKPVEAFPTLEILTNLSAAGNQEINPIKPKKLFVEDLPGSTRARKK; encoded by the coding sequence ATGTTTTTCGCTCTGGCCGGGATTGCTTTCGGCGTTCTGCTCGGATACGAGTACAACCTTCCCAAGATCCAGAGTCTCGAGGATTTCCGTCCTGACGTCATCACGGATCTTTACTCCGACGACAACAAGGTCATAGGGGAATTTGCCATCGAGCGGCGCATCGTGGTCACCTACGAGGAGATCCCAGCATACCTGCAGCTGGCAATCCTGGCAGCCGAGGACGAGAGGTTCTTCAGTCATTCCGGAATCGATTATCTGGCCACGCTCCGGGCGGTCTACAAAGACATCATTTCGATGGAACGCGCGGAAGGAGCCAGCACGATCACGCAGCAGCTCTCGCGTCTCCTCATGGGCAACACCGAGAAAACCTTCGATCGCAAGGTTAAGGAGCTCCTCATCGCCTGGAAGATCGAGAAAAGATATTCAAAGCGGCAGATCTTTACGCTCTACTGCAACCAGCACTACTTCGGCCACGGCGCATTCGGCGTCGCCGCGGCGGCGGACACTTACTTCGGCAAACAGCTCAAGGACGTCACGCTCGATGAATGTGCGATGATTGCGGGACTGCCGAGGAACGTCTCGATCTACTCTCCGTTGATGCACCCGAATGCGGCGCTTGCCCGCCGCAACTATATCCTTGATCGCATGGTCGCCGAAAAGATGATCTCGGCCGGTACGGCCAAGGAAGCCAAGGCTAAGCCGCTGATGCTGAAACCGCGCACGCGCAACACGGATCTGGCGCCTTACTTCGTCGAATGGGTGCGCCAGTCGCTGGCGGACCGTTACACGACCGATGCCATCTGGCGCAAGGGCCTGCGGGTCTATACGACCTTGAATATCGACATGCAGACCGCAGCGAATAAGGCGCTGCGCGAGGGTTTGCGCAGCCTGGATAAAAAACGCGGCTGGCGCGGACCCATCACGAACGTGCTCAAGGATCCTTCGGTGCGGCTCGAAACCTATGCCCATCCGGACTGGCGTTCCCTTCTGCGCCCGGGCGACCAGGCGACCGGGCTGGTCGAGAGTGTCGACGACCCGCAGATGACGGTCAGGATCGGCAAATACCGCGCCACGCTGGGTCCCAAGGAAATCGCCTGGACCAAGGCCAAAGTGCCGTCACAAATCCTCAAGGGCGGGGACCTCGCAACCTTTCAGGTCACCGCGCTCGACGACGTCCATAAAACCGCCACTGTCGTGCTGGACCAGATCCCTGAGGCGCAGGGGGCACTGATCACTCTGGACAACGCCACCGGAGAGATCAAAGCCATGGTCGGAGGCTACGATTTCGAAACCAGTGAGTTCAATCGTGCCACCCAGGCGTGGCGCCAGGTCGGCTCCACCTTCAAGCCGTTCGTCTACTCGACCGCCTTGGAAATAGGAATGGATCCGGAAAGCACCATCATGGACGAGCCCGTCAGTTTTACCGACGCACTGGGAAGGGTGTGGAATCCGGTAAATTACGACGGCAAATACAAGGGCCAAATCACGCTGCACGAGGCGCTGATCGAATCACGCAATGTGCCTACCATCAAGCTGGCCTCAGAAATCGGGATCAAGACGGTGCTGGTGATGGCGAGACGATTCGGCCTGACCGGCCAGTTGGAGCCCTATCTGCCGCTGGCCATTGGAGCCTGCCAGGCCACGCCCCTGGAAATGGCCACGGCTTTCACCGTTTTCCCCAACCTGGGAATCCAGCCGAAACCTTACTTCATCCGCAAAATAGAAGACTACGACCACGTCAAGAAGGAACAGGCGGAACCACGGACGCACAAAGTTCTCGAACCCGACATCGCAGAGCAGATGCTGAGCCTGCTGCAGGATGTGGTGCAGAACGGCACCGCCAAGGCAGCTAAATCAATGAGTCGTCCCCTGGGCGGAAAGACCGGCACTACCAACGACTTTGCCGATGCCTGGTTCGTTGGCTTCAGCCCCTCGATCACCACCGCCGTATGGGTCGGATTCGATTCCAAGAGAACGCTGGGTGACAAGGAAGCCGGAGCCGTCGTCGCACTGCCCATCTGGATGCAGTTCATGCAGGAAATCCTCAAGGGCAAACCGGTCGAGGCGTTTCCGACTCTGGAAATCCTCACCAACCTGTCAGCAGCCGGAAACCAGGAGATCAATCCGATCAAGCCCAAGAAGCTGTTCGTCGAGGATCTTCCGGGATCCACCCGGGCCCGCAAAAAATGA
- a CDS encoding polyprenyl synthetase family protein, protein MNPQDFYKLVEKGLAQVEQELYRQSSSNVQLIERIGRYIHDSGGKRIRPAMLLLSSRMCGFEGPACHRLGAVVEMIHSATLVHDDIIDDAKMRRGHASVNAHWGNEITVLMGDWLYMTSFQMALGERHFKILDILTSVTRKMIEGELIQLSVSRNPDVTEAQHLDISMRKTAFLFSACTQMGGILGSASGEQEEALRLYGLNVGMAFQMVDDVLDITSDESTLGKPVCSDLKEGKLTLPLIYLMRDGEPEHRELIRTIIREDGFGGVHRDKVLDLVRQYGTADRVLEKAHEYARQAKGYLADCPDCQARDALMAIPEYIVERDR, encoded by the coding sequence TTGAATCCACAAGATTTCTACAAGCTGGTTGAAAAGGGGCTGGCACAAGTCGAACAGGAGCTGTACCGCCAGTCGAGTTCCAATGTGCAACTCATCGAGCGGATTGGCCGCTACATTCATGACAGCGGTGGCAAGCGCATCCGCCCCGCGATGCTCCTGTTGAGTTCACGGATGTGCGGGTTCGAGGGGCCCGCTTGCCACAGGCTCGGTGCAGTCGTTGAGATGATTCACTCCGCCACTCTGGTGCACGACGACATCATCGATGACGCCAAGATGCGCCGCGGTCACGCTTCCGTCAACGCTCATTGGGGAAACGAGATCACTGTCCTGATGGGAGACTGGCTCTACATGACCTCGTTCCAGATGGCTCTGGGCGAGCGGCACTTCAAGATCCTCGACATTCTTACCAGCGTGACCAGAAAAATGATCGAAGGCGAGCTTATCCAGCTGAGCGTGAGCCGGAACCCCGACGTGACCGAGGCGCAGCATCTGGACATTTCGATGCGCAAAACGGCTTTCCTTTTCTCGGCGTGCACTCAGATGGGGGGCATTCTGGGTTCGGCGAGCGGGGAACAGGAGGAAGCTCTCAGGCTCTACGGCCTGAACGTGGGCATGGCCTTCCAAATGGTCGACGACGTCCTCGACATTACTTCCGACGAAAGCACTCTGGGGAAGCCTGTTTGCAGTGACCTGAAGGAAGGGAAGCTGACTCTCCCCCTGATTTACCTGATGCGTGACGGAGAACCGGAACATCGTGAGCTGATACGGACCATCATTCGTGAAGACGGTTTCGGCGGTGTCCATCGGGATAAAGTTCTGGACCTGGTGCGGCAATATGGAACCGCGGATCGGGTTCTCGAAAAGGCCCATGAGTATGCCCGTCAGGCCAAAGGGTATCTTGCCGATTGCCCTGATTGTCAGGCGCGCGATGCGCTGATGGCCATCCCGGAGTACATTGTAGAACGCGACCGCTGA
- a CDS encoding single-stranded DNA-binding protein — protein sequence MGSMNKVILIGRLGKDPEDRVTAGGTRVSNFSLATNQFRPGNGNGAAQETTEWHRIAAFGKAAELCIQYLHKGSLVCVEGSLQTRSWEKPPGERHYMTEIIAARVTFLDTKAKGLPQSDAAPAEADAF from the coding sequence ATGGGCAGCATGAACAAGGTCATTCTCATCGGGCGCCTGGGAAAGGACCCGGAGGATCGAGTCACCGCCGGAGGCACTCGAGTGTCGAATTTCAGCCTGGCGACAAACCAGTTTCGCCCCGGCAACGGCAATGGCGCCGCACAGGAAACCACCGAGTGGCATCGGATCGCCGCATTCGGCAAAGCCGCAGAATTGTGCATCCAGTACCTGCATAAGGGGAGTCTGGTCTGCGTCGAGGGTTCCCTGCAGACACGCTCGTGGGAAAAACCGCCGGGTGAGCGCCACTATATGACGGAAATCATCGCCGCGCGGGTGACCTTTCTCGATACCAAAGCCAAAGGGTTGCCGCAGAGCGATGCCGCACCAGCCGAGGCCGACGCATTTTGA